A single Cannabis sativa cultivar Pink pepper isolate KNU-18-1 chromosome 7, ASM2916894v1, whole genome shotgun sequence DNA region contains:
- the LOC115697945 gene encoding probable small nuclear ribonucleoprotein F — protein MSIPVNPKPFLNNLTGKTVFVKLKWGMEYKGFLVSVDSYMNLQLANTEEYIDGQFTGNLGEILIRCNNVLYLRGVPEDEEIEDAERE, from the exons ATG AGCATACCAGTTAACCCAAAACCTTTCTTGAACAATTTGACCGGAAAGACTGTTTTTGTAAAGCTAAAATGGGGAATGGAGTACAAAG GTTTTCTGGTCTCCGTGGATTCGTACATGAATTTGCAG TTGGCCAATACTGAAGAGTACATTGATGGACAATTCACTGGAAATCTTGGTGAAATTTTGATCCG ATGTAACAATGTTCTTTATCTTCGTGGAGTACCGGAGGATGAAGAAATTGAAGATGCTGAGCGAGAATGA